One window of the Wolbachia endosymbiont of Ctenocephalides felis wCfeJ genome contains the following:
- the prfB gene encoding peptide chain release factor 2 (programmed frameshift), producing the protein MKTCLEILEHFQSLDKSIAVIRRCLDVEKLKLRLAELESQAADDDLWQDNQKAQEILKERSKIKNDVESFLKLESDYNDAITLMKSAIDENDEEFFSEVENELIKLEKLIQRKETESLFTGEADNNDCFLEIHSGAGGTESNDWAEMLMRMYVRWAEIYHNFKVEVVEKLEGESVGIKSATIKVIGEKAYGWAKSESGIHRLVRISPFDANSKRHTSFASIGVTPVIEDSIDIAVDEKDLKIDTYRASGAGGQHVNKTESAVRITHIPTGVIVQCQNSRSQHQNKHEALKLLKGRLYQIELEKKEREMAQEYGKKCDIGWGNQIRSYVMHPYQMVKDLRTGHEVGNINSVFDGNIDCFIVSVLTNKN; encoded by the exons ATGAAAACTTGTTTAGAAATTCTCGAGCACTTTCAGAGCTTAGATAAAAGTATTGCTGTTATCAGGAGGTGTCTT GACGTAGAAAAATTGAAGTTGCGTCTTGCAGAACTGGAATCTCAAGCTGCAGACGATGATCTATGGCAAGACAACCAAAAGGCACAGGAAATTTTAAAAGAGCGTTCTAAAATTAAGAACGATGTAGAGTCGTTTTTAAAGCTGGAAAGTGATTATAATGATGCTATTACCTTAATGAAATCTGCTATTGATGAGAATGACGAAGAATTTTTCTCTGAAGTTGAAAATGAACTAATAAAATTGGAAAAATTAATTCAGCGTAAAGAAACAGAATCTTTATTTACTGGCGAAGCAGATAACAATGACTGCTTCTTAGAAATTCACTCAGGAGCTGGTGGAACAGAGAGCAATGATTGGGCTGAAATGCTAATGCGCATGTACGTAAGGTGGGCAGAAATCTATCACAACTTTAAAGTTGAAGTTGTAGAAAAATTAGAAGGAGAATCAGTTGGTATAAAATCTGCAACGATAAAGGTTATCGGAGAAAAAGCTTATGGATGGGCAAAAAGCGAAAGTGGCATTCACAGGCTGGTTAGAATATCACCATTTGATGCAAATAGCAAACGTCATACCAGTTTTGCGAGCATAGGAGTGACACCAGTGATCGAAGATTCAATTGATATTGCTGTGGATGAAAAGGATTTAAAGATTGATACCTACCGCGCTTCTGGAGCAGGCGGTCAGCATGTAAACAAAACTGAAAGCGCGGTGCGCATTACGCATATCCCAACGGGTGTTATAGTTCAGTGCCAAAACAGCCGTTCCCAACATCAAAATAAGCACGAGGCATTAAAGTTACTCAAAGGACGTTTATACCAAATTGAGCTGGAAAAAAAGGAGCGGGAGATGGCCCAAGAGTATGGCAAAAAATGCGATATAGGCTGGGGCAATCAAATCAGGTCATATGTTATGCATCCATATCAAATGGTGAAGGATTTAAGAACCGGACATGAAGTGGGCAATATAAACTCCGTTTTTGATGGTAACATAGACTGTTTCATAGTTAGTGTGCTGACTAATAAAAATTAG
- a CDS encoding ankyrin repeat domain-containing protein: MTMKYEQWQEILSAIDKEADLSKNNVIEKIAKKLEEKSRDEYENWEKAEFNVNHLFHTVFKSDLPLLFKDPEHEYTLLHLVARDNLENVANALSKVEEINVNAVEGRLSQWTPLHVAAEFNSEKVIKALLSAEKINVNAESCRKCTPLHIAAHYDSGKAICALLKAEGIYVNVKNQDDETPLHCAARVGSEGAISALLKAKGIIVNAMDKDNKTPLLLAASDWNNEEVLNMLIERGADVNVVDKDGNTPLHLVASYYSDEETVNALIGKGADVNAENQDRCTPLHLAAKHGRIDIVNALIKNKANVKVVNKNGSTPLHLAALRYHDEEIVKALIRKGADVNAVNENERTPLHYAQDEGTAKTLIEAGANVKAVDKDGNTPLHLAISRYRSERIIKVLVERGADVNAKNNEGQTPRDLAENNDIKELLKAAEEKQLKKLSKKTGPAATKGVFAGCVTAALSTAVAVALFATGMIAVELMPIMIAVAAVTIAALAVGGTTYMLSKPHTKVDETKVDGNAQGVLV, from the coding sequence ATGACAATGAAATATGAGCAGTGGCAAGAAATATTAAGTGCAATCGATAAAGAAGCAGATTTAAGTAAAAATAACGTAATTGAAAAGATAGCAAAGAAATTAGAAGAAAAAAGCAGAGATGAGTATGAAAATTGGGAAAAAGCTGAGTTTAATGTAAATCATCTGTTTCACACTGTTTTTAAGTCCGATCTTCCATTGTTATTTAAAGATCCTGAGCATGAATATACGTTATTACACTTAGTTGCCCGCGATAACCTAGAAAATGTGGCAAATGCTCTATCAAAAGTAGAAGAAATTAATGTTAATGCGGTAGAGGGTAGATTATCTCAGTGGACTCCTTTACACGTAGCTGCCGAATTTAATAGTGAAAAGGTAATAAAGGCTTTATTGAGTGCAGAAAAAATAAATGTCAATGCAGAAAGTTGTAGGAAATGTACTCCTTTGCATATAGCTGCTCACTACGACAGTGGGAAAGCAATATGTGCTCTGTTAAAAGCGGAAGGCATTTATGTTAATGTAAAAAATCAAGATGATGAAACCCCTTTGCATTGTGCTGCTCGGGTTGGCAGTGAAGGAGCAATAAGTGCTCTACTGAAAGCAAAAGGCATTATTGTTAATGCAATGGATAAAGATAACAAAACTCCTCTACTTTTAGCTGCCTCAGATTGGAACAATGAAGAAGTCTTAAATATGCTCATAGAAAGAGGAGCTGATGTTAATGTGGTAGATAAAGATGGGAATACCCCTTTACATCTGGTTGCTTCATATTATAGCGATGAAGAAACTGTAAACGCTCTGATAGGAAAAGGGGCTGATGTTAATGCAGAAAATCAAGATAGGTGTACTCCTTTACATTTAGCTGCTAAACATGGTCGCATAGACATAGTAAATGCTCTAATAAAAAACAAAGCTAATGTTAAAGTGGTAAATAAAAATGGAAGTACCCCTTTACATTTGGCTGCTTTACGTTATCACGATGAAGAAATTGTAAAAGCTCTGATAAGAAAAGGGGCTGATGTTAATGCGGTAAATGAAAATGAACGCACTCCCTTGCATTATGCTCAGGATGAAGGGACAGCAAAAACTCTAATAGAGGCAGGAGCAAATGTTAAAGCGGTAGATAAAGATGGAAATACCCCTTTACATTTGGCCATTTCACGTTATCGAAGTGAAAGAATTATAAAAGTTCTAGTAGAAAGAGGAGCTGATGTTAATGCGAAAAATAATGAAGGTCAAACCCCGAGAGACTTAGCTGAAAATAATGATATAAAGGAGCTTTTGAAGGCAGCAGAAGAAAAACAGCTTAAAAAACTAAGCAAAAAAACAGGTCCAGCAGCTACAAAAGGGGTTTTTGCCGGCTGTGTAACTGCAGCACTTAGTACTGCTGTAGCAGTGGCACTTTTTGCAACCGGGATGATTGCAGTTGAGTTGATGCCCATAATGATAGCAGTAGCTGCAGTTACAATAGCAGCACTAGCAGTTGGTGGCACCACATATATGCTGTCAAAACCTCACACCAAAGTAGATGAAACAAAAGTAGATGGTAATGCGCAGGGAGTCCTGGTTTGA
- a CDS encoding Hsp20/alpha crystallin family protein produces the protein MSNIVHSNKNNNRDNFSIRGLQKAVDDMFDSFFMGLSPESSRRGGGILPACDFYETEKDYRLSLELPGISKEDVDISMSGDNLIVKGEKKYDNKSEDKQYYHRERYYGSFYRSVQLPANVDQDKISANFSDGVLNISIPKSEKHIKKIDIK, from the coding sequence ATGAGTAACATAGTTCATTCAAATAAAAATAATAACCGCGATAATTTTAGCATAAGGGGTTTACAAAAAGCTGTTGATGATATGTTTGATAGCTTCTTTATGGGATTGAGTCCAGAATCTTCCAGAAGAGGTGGTGGTATATTACCAGCTTGTGACTTTTATGAAACAGAAAAGGATTATCGCTTATCTTTAGAATTGCCAGGTATTTCTAAAGAAGATGTGGACATTAGTATGTCTGGTGACAACCTAATAGTGAAAGGTGAAAAAAAATACGATAATAAATCAGAGGATAAACAATACTACCATCGTGAGAGGTATTATGGCTCTTTCTATAGATCTGTTCAACTTCCAGCAAATGTAGACCAAGATAAAATATCTGCTAATTTTTCAGATGGGGTCCTTAATATAAGTATACCTAAGTCTGAAAAGCACATCAAAAAAATTGATATAAAGTAA
- a CDS encoding AAA family ATPase, giving the protein MGNKLGLGDILASINNESDLSGSNVVKKIQDKLKEKSKVAYQNWKEDQFDINHLFTVQSGYPDRGKNKVTLLYIATAICSTNLVKALLEVEGIDVDYGAKSYLDKFTPLQLAAMKGYKEIAELLMRKGANVNLGYGNNPLCLAVKNAHIELVRLLIKEETHINKRDISTLLEEAPTEKRTEVADCIVKSFLDREKGTDIIDSQRNNLLHYAADSCSEEVILTLIGKNVDPWLKNRNGKTPVEIYTSKYPNGSGYLKKLKKATTRSNIAFYLMVTLGATVVISTFVIDMKVPGIIAATIVAPEVLYVIGAAVLVFAFIVRYITYRVCEPSAKIDDTKEVQALSITNTEEENKEKSANPVKLTHENRFFIMEKKKDLPDNRYEQEVKDLIKLVDQDEKITLSSIVIKDELKKELKAICNNVSEKMQEKMKKLRYKPPAGYIFYGPPGTGKTLLARAIAGETDRSFISISGSELVGKYVGHGVSHVRDLFKKAKQNAPCVIFIDEIDAIGGERSSDNNSASRDQNQTLNQLLTEMDGFKNNKDIVVIAATNRIETLDSALLRAGRFSKKIHIPLPDEGLRKEILKFYIKDLPTEELNLKDLADKTKGFSGADISHLVNEVKLHVIYRTEEANEDDIKLTMSDFTTVLKRLRSEFRKSENNQASSEMDIRTLLHGLVNVLNPLQGSFMRQH; this is encoded by the coding sequence ATGGGCAATAAGTTAGGATTAGGGGATATATTAGCTTCAATAAATAATGAAAGTGACTTAAGTGGAAGCAATGTAGTAAAAAAAATACAAGATAAGTTAAAAGAGAAAAGTAAAGTTGCATATCAAAATTGGAAGGAGGATCAATTTGACATAAATCATCTGTTTACCGTACAAAGTGGTTATCCTGATAGAGGTAAAAACAAAGTTACTTTACTGTACATAGCTACTGCAATTTGCTCTACAAATTTAGTAAAGGCTCTATTAGAAGTAGAAGGGATCGATGTTGATTACGGAGCCAAAAGCTATCTTGATAAATTCACTCCTTTGCAGTTAGCTGCTATGAAGGGTTACAAGGAAATAGCGGAGCTTCTAATGAGAAAAGGGGCAAATGTTAATCTGGGTTACGGTAATAACCCTTTATGTTTAGCTGTTAAAAACGCTCATATCGAGCTAGTGAGGCTTTTGATAAAAGAAGAAACACATATTAACAAAAGAGATATAAGTACTCTCTTAGAAGAAGCTCCTACAGAAAAACGTACCGAGGTAGCAGATTGCATAGTAAAGTCTTTCTTAGATAGAGAAAAAGGTACTGATATAATAGATAGTCAAAGAAACAATCTTTTGCACTATGCTGCTGATAGTTGTAGTGAAGAAGTAATACTAACTCTGATAGGAAAGAATGTTGATCCTTGGTTAAAGAATCGTAATGGTAAAACTCCAGTAGAGATTTATACATCTAAATATCCAAATGGATCTGGATACTTAAAGAAGCTGAAAAAAGCAACCACTAGAAGTAATATTGCTTTTTACTTAATGGTAACATTGGGTGCTACAGTAGTAATATCAACTTTTGTGATTGATATGAAAGTACCTGGTATAATTGCAGCCACTATAGTTGCGCCAGAGGTATTATATGTAATAGGTGCGGCTGTGCTTGTGTTCGCATTTATCGTTAGGTATATTACATACAGAGTATGTGAACCTAGTGCTAAAATAGACGATACCAAAGAAGTGCAAGCTTTAAGTATAACAAATACTGAGGAAGAGAATAAAGAAAAATCAGCTAATCCGGTAAAATTAACTCATGAAAATAGATTCTTTATAATGGAGAAGAAGAAGGATTTGCCTGATAATCGGTATGAGCAAGAAGTAAAAGACTTAATAAAACTAGTTGATCAAGATGAAAAAATAACACTTAGTAGTATTGTAATCAAAGACGAGTTAAAGAAAGAGTTAAAAGCAATATGCAATAACGTATCAGAAAAAATGCAGGAAAAAATGAAAAAGTTGCGGTATAAGCCGCCAGCAGGCTACATTTTTTATGGTCCTCCTGGAACTGGCAAAACTCTTCTTGCTCGTGCAATTGCAGGTGAAACTGATAGATCGTTTATAAGTATTTCAGGTTCTGAACTCGTTGGGAAATATGTAGGCCACGGTGTAAGTCATGTACGTGACCTTTTTAAAAAAGCGAAACAAAATGCTCCTTGCGTAATTTTTATAGATGAAATAGATGCCATTGGCGGAGAGCGTTCTTCTGACAATAACAGTGCAAGTAGAGATCAAAATCAGACTCTGAATCAACTGCTAACCGAGATGGATGGATTTAAAAATAATAAGGATATAGTAGTAATTGCCGCAACTAACCGTATAGAAACTTTAGATAGCGCATTACTCAGAGCTGGCCGCTTCTCTAAAAAAATTCATATTCCTTTACCAGATGAGGGTTTACGCAAAGAAATATTAAAATTTTATATAAAGGATTTACCAACAGAAGAGTTAAATCTTAAAGATCTTGCAGACAAAACCAAGGGCTTTTCTGGAGCTGATATTAGTCATTTGGTGAATGAAGTAAAGCTTCATGTTATATACCGAACTGAAGAGGCAAATGAAGATGATATAAAGCTTACTATGTCAGATTTTACAACTGTACTTAAAAGGCTTAGAAGTGAATTCCGAAAGTCCGAAAATAATCAAGCAAGTAGTGAAATGGACATTCGTACTCTTTTACATGGTCTAGTTAATGTGTTGAATCCACTCCAAGGCAGTTTTATGAGACAACATTAA
- the typA gene encoding translational GTPase TypA, whose translation MNEFKSIRNIAIIAHVDHGKTTLLDNMLKQSGTFRENQDVQERVMDSGDQERERGITILAKCTSIMWNDEKINIIDTPGHADFGGEVERVLCMADGVLLLVDAAEGPMPQTKFVLSKALKADLKPIVIINKVDRPDSRIDEVLNEIYELFFNLDATNEQLDFPVLYASGRNGWCVKELSDERKDLSPLFSTIIDYIKPSIYDQNAPFAMLVTLLESDKFLGRILTGKIYQGVAKVNSDLKVLDLDGKVVERGRLTKLLSFSGLKRIPVEQAVAGDIIAIAGLEKASVSDTIATPEVTTAVNSTPVDPPTMAITISVNDSPFAGQEGTKLTSTVIKDRLYAEAETNVAITVTPTPSGEAFEVGGRGELQLGVLIENMRREGFELSVSRPRVLFKEEDGKKLEPMEEVVVDVDDEYSGIIMEKLSFRKGEVVDMRPSGSGRTRLTFLVPSRGLIGYQGEFLTDSRGTGIINRLFHSYAPYKGQISGRRNGVLISTDKGEAVAYAIFNLQDRGIMFIKPQDKVYCGMIVGQHSRDNDLEINVLKGKQLTNVRAAGSDEAIKLTPPKIMTLEEMIAYIDDDELVEVTPKSIRLRKKFLDPNERKRAERAKNR comes from the coding sequence ATGAATGAATTTAAATCGATCCGTAATATTGCAATAATTGCACACGTTGACCACGGGAAAACTACTTTACTCGATAACATGTTAAAACAAAGTGGCACGTTTCGTGAGAACCAAGACGTTCAAGAACGAGTGATGGATAGCGGCGATCAAGAGCGTGAACGTGGCATTACAATACTTGCAAAATGCACATCAATAATGTGGAATGATGAAAAGATTAACATTATCGATACACCGGGTCATGCGGACTTTGGTGGAGAAGTGGAAAGGGTGCTGTGCATGGCAGACGGCGTGTTGCTGCTAGTTGATGCTGCAGAAGGTCCCATGCCACAGACTAAGTTCGTGCTATCAAAAGCACTGAAAGCAGATTTGAAGCCGATTGTGATAATTAATAAAGTTGATCGACCAGATAGCAGAATCGATGAAGTGTTAAATGAAATATATGAATTGTTTTTTAACCTTGATGCAACTAACGAACAGCTAGATTTTCCAGTACTTTACGCTTCTGGTAGAAATGGCTGGTGTGTTAAAGAACTTTCTGACGAAAGAAAAGATTTAAGCCCATTATTTTCAACGATTATAGACTATATAAAACCTTCTATTTACGACCAAAATGCACCTTTTGCTATGCTGGTCACTCTACTTGAGTCTGATAAATTTCTTGGCAGAATCTTGACGGGAAAAATTTATCAAGGAGTTGCAAAAGTCAATTCAGACCTCAAGGTACTCGATCTTGATGGTAAGGTGGTTGAGCGCGGAAGGCTGACAAAGTTGCTTTCATTTTCTGGCTTAAAACGTATTCCAGTAGAGCAAGCTGTTGCAGGCGACATAATCGCTATTGCAGGGCTTGAGAAAGCTTCAGTTTCAGATACTATAGCAACGCCAGAGGTTACAACTGCAGTAAACTCAACTCCGGTTGATCCGCCAACAATGGCAATTACTATAAGCGTTAATGACTCACCTTTTGCTGGGCAAGAGGGAACAAAACTTACTTCAACTGTTATAAAGGACCGTTTATATGCAGAAGCAGAGACAAATGTTGCAATTACTGTAACTCCGACGCCAAGTGGCGAGGCATTTGAAGTAGGTGGACGCGGTGAGCTACAGCTTGGAGTTTTAATTGAAAATATGAGAAGGGAAGGTTTTGAGCTTTCTGTTTCACGTCCTCGAGTGCTGTTCAAAGAAGAGGATGGCAAAAAACTTGAGCCTATGGAGGAAGTCGTAGTTGATGTAGATGATGAGTATAGTGGAATTATCATGGAAAAACTCAGCTTCCGCAAAGGTGAAGTAGTTGACATGAGGCCTTCTGGTAGCGGCAGAACTAGATTAACGTTCTTGGTGCCATCAAGAGGATTAATCGGTTATCAAGGAGAATTTTTAACTGATTCTCGTGGTACTGGTATAATCAACCGTTTATTTCATAGTTATGCTCCGTATAAAGGTCAAATTTCTGGAAGACGCAACGGAGTATTAATTTCCACAGACAAAGGTGAAGCTGTGGCATATGCAATTTTCAATCTACAAGATCGGGGAATCATGTTTATTAAGCCACAAGACAAAGTGTATTGCGGCATGATTGTTGGCCAGCATAGCCGTGACAATGATTTGGAGATAAATGTACTCAAGGGTAAGCAATTAACAAACGTAAGGGCTGCAGGTAGTGATGAGGCTATAAAGCTCACTCCACCAAAAATAATGACTTTGGAAGAGATGATAGCATATATAGATGATGACGAATTGGTGGAAGTAACTCCAAAATCTATACGTTTACGCAAGAAATTCCTCGATCCGAATGAACGTAAACGTGCAGAAAGGGCAAAAAATAGATAG
- the gap gene encoding type I glyceraldehyde-3-phosphate dehydrogenase — protein MTIRVGINGLGRIGRSVLRAIFEVEKYGKQIEVVAVNGSLSAKQHAHLIKYDSVHGKFNGDVDFNESENWISINGRKFSLYRERSPENIPWNVDIVLECTGAFNKRVEAVRHNAEKVIVSAPVSDADVTIVYGVNNTMLRKEHEVISAGSCTTNCLAPIVQVLHSNLGIKSGFMTTIHAYTNDQNILDGNHRDLRRARACGLSMVPTTTGAAKTIGCVIPELKGKLDGTAIRVPVSNVSLVDFKFTTDKKATAEEINEVFENSTNDVLSICKEPLVSIDFVHNLYSAVVDLAGTHVTGDICRVAAWYDNEWAFSLRMLDIVLLCYNGV, from the coding sequence ATGACAATTCGTGTAGGGATTAATGGTCTTGGCAGAATAGGCAGAAGTGTATTACGTGCTATTTTTGAAGTTGAGAAATATGGCAAACAAATAGAAGTCGTAGCAGTGAACGGGTCTCTCAGCGCCAAGCAGCACGCACATTTGATTAAGTATGATTCTGTTCATGGTAAATTTAATGGCGATGTTGATTTTAACGAATCTGAAAATTGGATTTCTATAAATGGCAGAAAATTTTCTCTATATAGAGAACGGAGCCCTGAAAATATTCCTTGGAATGTTGATATAGTACTTGAATGTACTGGTGCATTCAATAAACGTGTAGAAGCAGTGAGGCATAATGCGGAGAAAGTGATTGTCTCTGCTCCGGTTTCAGATGCTGATGTAACTATAGTTTATGGTGTAAATAACACTATGCTTAGGAAAGAGCATGAAGTGATATCAGCAGGTTCTTGTACTACAAATTGCCTAGCTCCGATTGTGCAGGTTTTACACTCTAATTTAGGTATAAAAAGTGGTTTTATGACTACTATACACGCCTATACAAATGATCAAAATATTCTTGATGGCAATCATAGAGACTTACGCAGAGCAAGGGCTTGTGGGTTATCTATGGTGCCAACTACAACTGGAGCAGCAAAAACGATTGGTTGTGTCATTCCTGAATTGAAGGGAAAGCTAGACGGTACTGCTATCAGAGTTCCAGTTAGCAATGTTTCTCTGGTTGATTTTAAATTTACCACCGATAAGAAAGCAACGGCTGAAGAAATAAATGAAGTATTCGAGAATTCAACAAACGATGTGCTTTCCATATGCAAGGAACCTTTAGTTTCAATAGACTTTGTTCATAACCTCTATAGTGCAGTTGTAGATCTAGCAGGCACCCACGTCACGGGCGATATCTGTAGAGTTGCAGCATGGTACGATAACGAATGGGCTTTCTCATTGAGGATGTTAGATATAGTATTATTGTGCTATAATGGAGTATGA
- the tatC gene encoding twin-arginine translocase subunit TatC produces MNKNPNKYASFYEHFAELRKRVIFCFLFFLIVFSFCYYFKESIYRFLLAPLIEVTKDSDDFSLIYTDLTEAFFVYLRVALMSALLFSFPVFAWQFYMFLAPGLYKSERAVLLPYLIATPVLFIMGAAVVYYYIFPLAWKFFIAFEHSGKSFGIPIEFMPSVSEYLDLVLQFMFAFGTAFQIPVILTLMVRVGLLTAQSLSNKRRIAIVVIFIIAAILTPPDVLSQVGLAIPMLILYELSILVCRYIERKAKDR; encoded by the coding sequence ATGAACAAAAATCCAAACAAATACGCTTCTTTTTATGAGCACTTTGCAGAGCTCAGAAAAAGGGTTATTTTTTGCTTTTTGTTTTTTCTTATTGTTTTTAGTTTCTGCTACTACTTTAAAGAAAGCATATATCGGTTCTTACTTGCACCTTTAATAGAAGTTACAAAGGATAGTGATGATTTTTCTCTAATCTATACAGACTTAACAGAGGCGTTTTTTGTCTATCTCCGAGTTGCGTTAATGAGCGCGCTTTTGTTTTCTTTTCCCGTGTTTGCATGGCAATTCTATATGTTTTTAGCACCTGGCTTATATAAAAGCGAGAGGGCAGTGTTATTGCCATATTTAATTGCAACACCAGTTTTGTTCATAATGGGAGCTGCTGTGGTTTATTACTATATATTTCCTTTAGCCTGGAAGTTTTTTATTGCTTTTGAACATAGCGGCAAATCTTTCGGTATACCAATAGAGTTTATGCCATCGGTTAGTGAATATTTAGATCTTGTTCTCCAATTCATGTTTGCATTTGGCACCGCATTTCAAATTCCGGTCATACTCACATTAATGGTTAGGGTAGGGCTGCTTACCGCGCAAAGTTTGTCGAATAAGCGCAGAATTGCAATAGTGGTAATTTTTATTATCGCTGCAATCTTAACTCCACCTGACGTATTGAGTCAAGTAGGACTCGCCATACCGATGTTGATTCTATATGAGTTATCCATTCTAGTGTGTAGGTATATTGAAAGGAAAGCAAAGGACAGATAA